The following coding sequences lie in one Pseudomonadota bacterium genomic window:
- a CDS encoding FAD-dependent oxidoreductase: MSAVQKKDVAVIGAGIAGASAAFALSQQGVDAVLIERDHPASGPTGTSSAVCHLFYTEPELSLLARRGCDLLKAVPEITNHPHPVFHEVGMLWACGANNETVWRESAIRIRDGEGGGIELLSPDDMAPMAPGFAMDQIVLALWEEDYGYADPYDATNAFASAAKAAGVEVKQQARVHDLEIAGGKVTGLSLDNGDRLAVDTVICAMGPWTGPFIEAQTGAALPVHIERHAMAVLDSGSATLDILPFAWCDDINAHYARPERDHSILIGTWAGGGTGVRNDEAERPDSHDDPNNFDNGSSQDESVWIVEQALPRLPALAEFGIKPGYACLYDMSPDDLPVVDHVPGIDGLIVVAGSSGHGFKLGPAIGEEAVRLATTGASDLLAPFSLERFN, translated from the coding sequence ATGTCTGCCGTGCAGAAAAAAGATGTTGCTGTCATCGGTGCCGGTATCGCTGGCGCTTCGGCAGCGTTTGCCCTATCTCAGCAAGGTGTTGACGCGGTGCTGATCGAGAGGGATCACCCGGCAAGCGGACCGACCGGCACGTCGTCTGCGGTTTGCCATCTCTTCTATACCGAACCTGAACTGTCGCTGCTGGCGCGGCGCGGCTGCGACCTGCTCAAGGCGGTTCCAGAGATCACCAATCACCCGCATCCAGTGTTTCACGAGGTCGGGATGTTGTGGGCCTGCGGCGCCAACAACGAAACGGTCTGGCGTGAGTCGGCGATCCGCATCCGCGATGGGGAAGGCGGCGGCATCGAGCTCTTGTCGCCGGACGACATGGCCCCGATGGCGCCAGGTTTTGCCATGGACCAGATCGTCCTGGCTTTGTGGGAAGAAGATTACGGCTATGCCGACCCTTATGACGCGACAAACGCCTTCGCGTCCGCGGCCAAAGCGGCGGGTGTCGAGGTCAAGCAGCAGGCGCGCGTCCACGACCTTGAGATCGCCGGCGGCAAGGTGACCGGGCTGTCGCTGGATAACGGCGATCGGCTCGCCGTCGATACGGTCATCTGCGCCATGGGTCCGTGGACCGGTCCGTTCATCGAGGCTCAGACGGGCGCCGCGCTGCCTGTTCACATCGAACGGCACGCCATGGCGGTGTTAGACAGCGGGTCCGCGACCTTGGATATCCTGCCGTTTGCCTGGTGCGACGACATCAACGCCCACTACGCCCGGCCTGAACGGGACCACAGCATACTGATCGGTACCTGGGCGGGTGGCGGCACCGGCGTGCGTAACGATGAGGCCGAGCGGCCCGACAGCCACGACGATCCAAACAATTTCGACAATGGATCGTCCCAGGATGAGTCGGTGTGGATCGTCGAGCAGGCTCTGCCGCGCTTGCCGGCATTGGCCGAGTTCGGCATCAAGCCAGGCTACGCTTGCCTCTACGACATGAGCCCCGACGATCTGCCGGTCGTTGATCATGTGCCCGGCATCGACGGTTTAATCGTGGTAGCGGGCTCCAGTGGCCACGGTTTCAAGCTTGGGCCTGCAATCGGCGAGGAGGCGGTTCGTCTTGCGACGACGGGCGCTTCGGATCTGTTGGCGCCGTTCAGCCTGGAACGGTTCAACTGA
- a CDS encoding branched-chain amino acid ABC transporter permease, with product MDILVQQTVNALSLGGTYALLALGLAMVFSVLGLINFAHGDLMTITGYGMFFCIVAGLPFPVAVIVGILAAVFAAVLMERIAFRPVRDASTATMLLTSFAVSTILHMLFQNLISARPRPIPIPSMFAGAIDILGFDIGAIQAISICATALLLFALTMFLRRSMLGIAMRAASLDFPTTRLMGINANAVISTAFAISGLLAGVAGVLWLAQRGSVDPLMGFLPVLKAFIAVVLGGLGSLSGAVVGGLVLGIIEVGLRAFLPEELLPFRESIALSLVIILLLIRPEGLLGRKEAIR from the coding sequence ATGGATATTCTGGTACAGCAGACGGTCAACGCATTGTCGCTCGGCGGCACCTATGCGTTGCTGGCGCTGGGACTTGCCATGGTTTTCAGCGTCCTCGGGCTGATCAACTTCGCCCATGGCGATCTGATGACCATTACCGGCTATGGCATGTTCTTCTGCATCGTCGCGGGCCTGCCGTTTCCCGTCGCGGTCATCGTCGGGATTCTGGCGGCGGTATTCGCCGCGGTCTTGATGGAGCGCATCGCGTTCAGGCCGGTGCGCGACGCCAGTACGGCGACCATGCTGCTGACCAGCTTCGCCGTCAGCACCATCCTTCACATGCTGTTCCAGAACTTGATCTCGGCGCGGCCCCGGCCGATCCCAATTCCCAGCATGTTCGCTGGCGCCATCGATATCCTGGGCTTCGACATCGGCGCAATCCAGGCAATCTCGATCTGCGCGACGGCGCTCTTGCTGTTCGCGCTCACCATGTTCTTGCGCCGCTCGATGCTGGGCATCGCCATGCGCGCGGCCTCGCTGGACTTTCCCACCACCCGGCTGATGGGCATCAACGCCAACGCAGTCATCTCGACGGCGTTCGCCATATCCGGCCTGCTCGCCGGCGTCGCCGGTGTCCTGTGGTTGGCACAGCGCGGCTCGGTCGATCCGCTGATGGGCTTTCTGCCGGTCTTGAAAGCCTTTATCGCTGTCGTCCTGGGCGGCCTGGGCAGCCTCTCGGGCGCCGTTGTCGGCGGCCTCGTGCTGGGCATCATCGAGGTCGGCCTGCGCGCATTCTTGCCCGAGGAACTCTTGCCGTTCCGCGAATCCATCGCGCTGTCGCTCGTGATCATCCTGTTGCTGATCCGCCCGGAAGGCCTCCTGGGCCGCAAGGAAGCCATTCGCTAG
- a CDS encoding ABC transporter ATP-binding protein produces MSERDHVLTVEGLTVRYGAIEAVRGVSLAVDDGGITTLLGANGAGKSSTLSAIMGLVPVAAGSVVLEDRNVTGEAPERIVRRGMTLTPEGRHVFANLTVQENLSLGAASRRDRGEISATRDEMMNLFPVLAERRDQVAGTLSGGEQQMLAIARSLMSKPRILLLDEPSLGLAPQIVDTIFELIAGLRDRGLTILLVEQNVDLALEIANRGYVMASGAIVMSGAAEELRQSAGVERAYMGVA; encoded by the coding sequence GTGAGCGAACGGGACCACGTACTGACGGTTGAGGGGCTCACGGTCCGCTACGGCGCTATTGAAGCTGTGCGGGGCGTGAGCCTCGCCGTCGACGACGGTGGCATAACGACTCTTCTCGGCGCCAACGGCGCCGGGAAGAGCTCGACCCTGAGCGCTATCATGGGACTGGTGCCCGTCGCGGCCGGTTCGGTCGTGTTGGAGGACCGCAATGTCACGGGCGAAGCACCGGAACGCATCGTGCGCCGGGGCATGACCCTGACGCCGGAAGGTCGGCATGTGTTCGCCAATCTGACGGTCCAGGAGAACCTGTCGCTTGGCGCGGCATCAAGGCGCGACCGCGGCGAGATCAGCGCGACCCGAGACGAGATGATGAACCTGTTCCCAGTCTTGGCCGAGCGCCGCGATCAGGTCGCCGGAACGCTCTCCGGTGGTGAACAGCAGATGCTGGCGATCGCGCGTTCGTTGATGTCGAAACCGCGCATACTTTTGTTGGACGAACCCTCTTTAGGATTGGCGCCCCAGATCGTCGACACGATCTTCGAGCTGATTGCGGGGCTTCGTGACCGAGGTCTCACCATCCTTCTGGTCGAGCAGAACGTCGATCTGGCGCTCGAAATCGCCAATCGCGGCTACGTCATGGCATCCGGCGCCATCGTGATGTCGGGTGCGGCCGAGGAGCTGCGGCAGTCGGCCGGCGTTGAGCGCGCCTATATGGGCGTGGCCTAG
- a CDS encoding ABC transporter substrate-binding protein: MTISRWLKTTAMSAVLVGAGVMAGPAVAQDTLIIGYAGGHTGYLAPYDQSSLKGVQLAIEEINAAGGIGGNMPIELIVKDTRSDTAQAQVAAQELVDEGVHVMIVSCDVDPAVASGVVAQAAEIPAVSSCASTPTLPAAVGPYMFSNYTADNLQAAVLAEYAREQGYNNAYVLLSRDTPYTEKLPEYFSEAFGNMGGNVVMTGEYTMGQQDFSAEVTNITGLDPQPDVIMTSAYEPDFPAFIKQLRAAGIDTPVLGSDGIDSPTTFSLGDVSEGVVFSNAGFPSPGSSLEAYETAYEAKYGEPNDTIFTATGYDIIKVVAAAVEQAGSTDGAAIRDAWDNLEDVQVATGTMTYKGQERVPVRVVALNRVSDGLREHVGDYSPDPSQIPAP, from the coding sequence ATGACGATATCCCGTTGGTTGAAGACAACCGCCATGTCGGCGGTGCTGGTCGGCGCCGGGGTCATGGCCGGTCCGGCGGTGGCACAGGACACGCTGATCATCGGCTATGCCGGTGGCCACACCGGCTATTTGGCGCCATACGATCAGTCATCCCTGAAAGGCGTGCAGTTGGCGATCGAGGAGATCAATGCGGCCGGTGGTATCGGCGGCAACATGCCGATCGAACTGATCGTCAAGGACACCCGCTCCGATACGGCTCAAGCCCAGGTGGCCGCCCAAGAGCTGGTCGACGAGGGCGTCCACGTCATGATTGTCAGTTGTGACGTCGATCCTGCCGTCGCTTCGGGCGTTGTTGCACAGGCGGCCGAGATCCCGGCCGTCAGTTCCTGTGCGTCGACGCCGACTCTGCCGGCGGCTGTTGGACCCTACATGTTCAGCAACTACACCGCCGATAACCTGCAGGCGGCCGTGCTGGCCGAGTACGCCCGGGAGCAGGGCTACAATAACGCCTACGTTCTGCTGTCGCGCGACACGCCTTATACCGAAAAGCTGCCTGAGTACTTCTCCGAGGCGTTCGGCAATATGGGTGGCAACGTCGTGATGACCGGCGAGTACACCATGGGTCAGCAGGACTTTTCGGCCGAGGTCACCAACATCACCGGTCTCGACCCGCAACCCGATGTCATCATGACATCGGCGTATGAGCCTGATTTCCCGGCGTTCATCAAGCAACTCCGCGCTGCCGGCATCGATACGCCGGTGCTGGGGTCCGACGGTATCGATTCACCAACCACGTTCTCGCTTGGTGACGTCTCGGAAGGTGTCGTCTTCTCCAATGCCGGTTTCCCGTCGCCGGGAAGCTCCTTGGAGGCCTATGAGACGGCTTACGAGGCGAAGTACGGCGAGCCGAACGACACCATCTTCACGGCGACCGGTTACGACATCATCAAGGTCGTCGCCGCGGCCGTGGAGCAGGCCGGCTCGACCGATGGCGCCGCCATCCGCGATGCCTGGGACAACCTTGAGGATGTCCAGGTCGCGACCGGGACCATGACCTACAAGGGTCAGGAGCGTGTGCCGGTTCGCGTCGTCGCCTTGAACCGTGTCAGCGACGGTCTGCGCGAGCATGTCGGTGACTATTCGCCCGATCCCTCGCAGATCCCCGCTCCGTGA
- a CDS encoding branched-chain amino acid ABC transporter ATP-binding protein/permease translates to MRLLPQGTISGSLILIIPIVIVTLLAWQTVGAAMQGTVTHYLVMTVAVLAFSIFTGNSGILSFGHAAFMGLAAHITGVLTIPAAQKAIFLPDLPLWLAQTEMSFLAAGLIAIAIVTVIAFLIGVPIARLGGPSAAIATLGLLIIIYGVVVGARDFTRGSQALIGVPIEINIPMALIFAVLAIVIARFFRDSLAGLELRAVREDEPAARAIGVNAPGRRLLAWTVSGGVAALAGVLLAHYLGVYSPKEFYFQITFAILVMLIVGGMTSVSGAVIGAIAVTVMIELLRSAEDRLNADYFGEPTVFGLTDIGLSLAILAILFWRREGLFGFWEVDELVGRWRRRSTSSEAALSAPPATAKIAPDGSLAVEKVVKAFGGLRAVDGASLVLRPGEILGLIGPNGSGKTTLLGTISGALELTDGRIVLDGDDISDLPAHKIARRHVGRTFQNVRLFIHLTVLDNVKVALAASGTRLPPGEMAARSLALLSELGIADYADRRAGTLAYGLQRRLEIARALALAPRYLLLDEPAAGMNETESDELLEILGRLRDSRGLGLLVVDHDLRLIMRLCDRVVVLNKGQVIAEGAPGEVQANPDVIEAYLGKRRAASQAAPAPQGR, encoded by the coding sequence ATGCGGCTGCTGCCGCAAGGCACGATCTCCGGCAGCCTGATTCTCATCATCCCCATCGTCATCGTCACGCTGCTTGCCTGGCAGACCGTTGGCGCCGCCATGCAGGGCACGGTCACGCACTACCTGGTGATGACCGTCGCGGTCCTCGCGTTCAGCATCTTCACCGGTAACTCCGGCATTCTGAGTTTTGGTCACGCTGCGTTCATGGGGCTGGCGGCGCATATCACGGGCGTTCTGACCATCCCGGCGGCGCAGAAGGCGATCTTTCTCCCCGATCTGCCGCTGTGGCTCGCCCAGACGGAAATGAGCTTTCTTGCCGCCGGCTTGATCGCAATCGCCATCGTGACGGTGATCGCCTTTCTGATCGGCGTGCCCATCGCGCGTCTAGGTGGCCCGTCAGCGGCGATCGCGACGTTGGGGCTGCTGATCATCATCTACGGCGTCGTTGTCGGCGCTCGCGATTTCACGCGCGGCAGTCAGGCGCTGATCGGCGTGCCGATTGAGATCAATATTCCGATGGCGTTGATCTTTGCCGTGCTGGCGATCGTGATCGCGCGGTTCTTCCGGGATTCGCTTGCCGGACTGGAATTGCGCGCCGTCCGCGAAGACGAACCGGCCGCGCGCGCCATTGGCGTCAACGCGCCTGGCAGGCGCCTCTTGGCCTGGACGGTAAGCGGCGGCGTCGCCGCGCTGGCCGGGGTTTTGCTGGCCCATTACCTGGGCGTCTATTCGCCCAAGGAGTTCTATTTCCAGATCACGTTCGCGATCCTCGTCATGCTGATCGTCGGCGGTATGACGAGTGTGTCCGGGGCCGTGATTGGCGCGATCGCCGTCACGGTCATGATCGAACTTCTGCGCTCTGCCGAGGACCGCCTGAATGCCGACTATTTCGGCGAACCCACGGTGTTTGGGCTGACGGATATCGGCCTCAGCCTCGCCATCCTGGCGATCCTGTTCTGGCGTCGAGAAGGCCTCTTTGGGTTCTGGGAAGTCGATGAACTCGTGGGGCGTTGGCGGAGGCGGTCCACTAGCTCTGAAGCCGCATTGTCGGCACCGCCTGCCACGGCGAAGATCGCGCCTGACGGCAGCCTTGCCGTCGAGAAGGTGGTCAAGGCGTTCGGCGGATTGCGCGCCGTTGATGGGGCAAGCCTCGTGCTCCGCCCGGGCGAGATCCTCGGGCTTATCGGGCCCAACGGGTCGGGCAAGACAACGCTGCTGGGCACGATCTCCGGGGCCTTGGAGTTGACCGATGGACGGATAGTGCTGGACGGTGACGACATCTCGGACCTGCCGGCGCACAAGATCGCGCGACGTCATGTCGGCCGCACCTTCCAGAATGTCCGCCTGTTCATTCATCTGACCGTCCTTGACAACGTCAAGGTGGCGTTGGCGGCGAGCGGCACGCGCTTGCCGCCTGGCGAGATGGCGGCGCGCTCGCTGGCTTTGTTGAGCGAACTTGGTATCGCCGACTATGCCGACCGCCGCGCCGGCACCTTGGCGTACGGCCTGCAGCGGCGATTGGAGATCGCCCGCGCGCTCGCGCTTGCGCCGCGCTACCTGCTGCTCGACGAGCCGGCGGCGGGCATGAACGAAACCGAATCCGACGAACTGCTGGAAATCCTGGGCCGGTTGCGTGACAGCCGCGGTCTGGGCCTGCTGGTCGTCGATCACGACCTGCGCCTGATCATGCGTTTATGCGACCGCGTGGTCGTCTTGAACAAGGGACAGGTCATTGCCGAGGGCGCACCGGGAGAGGTTCAGGCCAATCCCGACGTGATCGAGGCATATCTTGGCAAACGCAGGGCGGCGTCCCAAGCCGCGCCTGCACCACAAGGGAGGTAA
- a CDS encoding MurR/RpiR family transcriptional regulator — MASTADKDADRTTLGEMIHQRSAELTPSERKVARALFATNMMAGFDTVAELAQRTQVSGPTVVRFATKLGFAGYPEFQKALRQDLAARIDSPLRMYKRRRSDTKPKDVVEQAHQTFVRALDATFANLPRAEIEAVVELLADQRRPIWTTGGRSSQTCATALFSDLFQFRPNCRTIAPEGGQRNDSLLDMGRRDVLIVFDLRRYQKDTVEFAHRASKRGVTIVLVTDPWLSPIADFADHVLTASVEAPSPYDSLVSSLAVAETLLAALVARMGTSIKQRIEVLEELRSGSTWSEQEDDGGQS, encoded by the coding sequence ATGGCCTCCACAGCGGACAAAGACGCCGATCGCACGACGCTGGGTGAGATGATTCACCAGCGTTCAGCCGAACTGACACCGTCCGAACGCAAGGTCGCGCGCGCACTGTTCGCCACCAACATGATGGCCGGTTTCGACACCGTTGCCGAACTGGCCCAGCGCACCCAGGTCAGCGGTCCAACCGTCGTGCGCTTTGCCACCAAGCTCGGCTTCGCCGGCTATCCGGAGTTCCAGAAGGCGCTGCGCCAGGATCTTGCCGCGCGTATTGATTCACCGCTTCGCATGTACAAGCGTCGGCGGTCGGACACCAAACCAAAGGACGTTGTCGAACAGGCCCATCAGACCTTCGTACGGGCGCTCGACGCGACCTTTGCCAACCTGCCGCGCGCCGAGATCGAGGCGGTTGTGGAGCTGTTGGCCGATCAGCGCCGCCCGATCTGGACGACCGGCGGGCGTTCGTCTCAGACCTGCGCGACTGCGCTTTTCTCCGATCTCTTCCAGTTTCGGCCGAACTGCCGGACTATCGCGCCGGAAGGTGGGCAGCGTAACGACAGCCTGCTCGACATGGGCCGACGCGACGTCCTGATCGTCTTCGACCTGCGCCGATATCAGAAGGATACGGTGGAGTTCGCCCATCGAGCCTCCAAGCGTGGCGTGACGATCGTCCTGGTCACCGATCCCTGGCTGTCACCGATTGCCGATTTCGCCGATCATGTGCTGACGGCGAGCGTCGAGGCGCCGTCACCCTATGACTCTCTGGTCTCGTCCCTGGCCGTTGCTGAAACATTGCTGGCCGCGCTGGTCGCGCGCATGGGAACATCGATCAAGCAACGCATCGAGGTGCTCGAGGAGCTGCGCTCCGGGTCGACCTGGAGCGAACAGGAAGACGACGGGGGACAGAGCTAG
- a CDS encoding glutamine synthetase family protein — translation MSEGDVVYLVWNDLVGLTRTRGVPKRAYESRREHGLGWAAAGQSLTPFEDIAPNPWGPMTELRQTPDPATQVHLDADGDWPALDFVLCNSLNADGSPWECCTRSFLIAALDDLKIETGLTLYSAYENEFLLTGGDGPWVPPFSLSSARQVAPFIERLVTALNSAGVDLETVEPEYGLSQYEISCGPAPGVAGADRVVVTREILREIARRSGLHASVTPKPTPDGVGNGCHLHMSFRDSDGNAAAYDPNGAGELSDVAAHFIAGISRHMAALTALTAPSLVSYLRLGPHHWSCGYNTVGVQNREAAIRICPSPKHDPAERGAAFNIEFRATDATASPYLALGAIVRAGLEGIRGKLPLPPMLDRDPADLSDAERQELGIDALPQSLDEALDAFAGDETVMGWFTPTMIEAYTSLKRFESAMFADQSPEAMCERYRYAY, via the coding sequence ATGAGCGAGGGGGATGTCGTCTATCTGGTTTGGAACGACCTGGTCGGGCTAACGCGCACACGCGGTGTGCCGAAGCGCGCGTACGAGAGCCGTCGAGAACACGGGTTGGGCTGGGCTGCGGCGGGTCAATCGCTGACACCGTTCGAGGATATCGCGCCGAACCCGTGGGGGCCGATGACCGAACTGCGCCAGACGCCGGACCCCGCGACCCAGGTTCACCTTGACGCCGACGGCGATTGGCCGGCGCTGGACTTCGTCCTGTGCAACTCACTGAACGCCGACGGCAGCCCTTGGGAATGCTGTACGCGCAGCTTCCTGATCGCCGCACTTGATGATCTGAAGATCGAGACCGGACTGACGTTGTATTCGGCCTACGAGAACGAGTTCTTGCTGACTGGTGGCGACGGGCCCTGGGTTCCCCCCTTCTCGCTTAGCAGCGCACGCCAGGTGGCACCGTTCATCGAGCGCCTGGTGACCGCCTTGAATAGCGCCGGCGTCGATCTGGAAACCGTCGAGCCGGAGTATGGCCTGAGCCAGTACGAGATCAGTTGTGGACCGGCGCCAGGTGTCGCCGGCGCGGACCGCGTGGTCGTGACGCGGGAAATCCTGCGAGAGATTGCCCGGCGCTCCGGCCTGCATGCCTCGGTGACACCTAAACCGACGCCCGATGGTGTCGGCAACGGCTGTCATCTGCACATGAGCTTTCGCGATAGCGATGGCAATGCCGCCGCCTACGACCCCAACGGTGCAGGAGAGTTGAGCGACGTCGCCGCGCACTTCATCGCCGGCATCTCGCGGCACATGGCGGCCTTGACGGCGCTGACCGCGCCGAGCCTGGTCTCCTACCTCAGGCTTGGTCCGCATCACTGGAGTTGCGGCTACAACACCGTTGGCGTTCAAAACCGCGAGGCCGCAATCCGCATCTGCCCCTCGCCCAAACACGACCCCGCCGAGCGTGGCGCGGCCTTCAATATCGAATTCCGCGCGACCGACGCGACAGCAAGCCCCTATCTGGCCCTGGGCGCGATCGTGCGCGCGGGTCTTGAGGGCATCCGGGGCAAACTTCCGCTGCCGCCCATGCTCGACCGCGATCCCGCTGATCTGAGCGACGCCGAGCGACAGGAGCTCGGCATCGACGCCTTGCCGCAATCACTGGACGAAGCCCTTGATGCGTTCGCCGGCGACGAGACTGTGATGGGCTGGTTCACGCCGACCATGATTGAGGCCTACACGTCCCTGAAACGGTTCGAGAGCGCGATGTTCGCCGATCAAAGCCCCGAAGCCATGTGTGAGAGGTACCGCTATGCCTACTGA
- a CDS encoding amidohydrolase family protein, with product MPTEPNVDLPLIDHHCHGVVPSDLDLTTFEALMSESYKPPPPGTSQFDKPLGLVVRRWCAPLLDLEPFCSGEAYVERRRALGAEEVNKRLLRACGMESLLVDTGHRSDDIADPPMMAELSDRPAHEVVRIEAVAEEVARSGVSAGDFPNAFTEELAARARTAVGLKTIVAYRVTFAIDQTPPSSSDVQTGVDRWYKASEEAGKFRLNEVEIVRHGLWAGGELCRDHKLPLQIHVGFGDPDIYMHACDPSHFTDYLRAMEGWEVPCTLLHNYPFQREAAWLAEIFQNVYYDVGVILNFAGPQAADILGEALEMGPFYKQLYSSDAFGLAELYYLGQLQFRRALKQHLDRWIAEDSCNVKEADRIVAMIATENAERIYPRAN from the coding sequence ATGCCTACTGAACCCAATGTCGACCTGCCCCTGATCGACCACCACTGCCACGGCGTCGTTCCCAGCGACCTGGATCTCACCACGTTTGAGGCGTTGATGAGCGAGAGCTACAAGCCGCCGCCGCCGGGTACGTCCCAGTTCGACAAACCGCTCGGCCTGGTGGTGCGGCGCTGGTGCGCGCCATTGCTCGACCTCGAACCCTTCTGCAGCGGCGAAGCCTATGTCGAGCGCCGCCGTGCGCTGGGCGCCGAAGAGGTGAACAAGCGCCTCTTGCGGGCCTGTGGCATGGAGAGCCTGCTGGTCGACACCGGCCATCGCAGCGACGACATCGCCGACCCGCCGATGATGGCGGAGCTCTCCGACAGGCCGGCGCACGAGGTCGTGCGTATCGAAGCCGTCGCCGAAGAGGTGGCGCGAAGCGGTGTTTCCGCCGGCGATTTCCCGAACGCGTTCACGGAAGAACTGGCGGCACGCGCGCGGACCGCGGTCGGCCTGAAGACCATCGTCGCCTACCGCGTGACCTTCGCCATCGATCAAACACCGCCGTCGTCAAGCGACGTCCAAACCGGTGTCGACCGCTGGTACAAGGCCTCGGAAGAAGCCGGCAAGTTCCGCCTGAACGAGGTTGAGATTGTCCGCCATGGCCTGTGGGCCGGCGGCGAATTGTGCCGGGACCACAAGTTGCCGCTGCAGATCCATGTCGGCTTCGGCGACCCCGACATCTACATGCACGCCTGCGATCCCAGTCACTTCACCGATTACCTGCGCGCGATGGAAGGCTGGGAGGTGCCATGCACGCTGCTGCACAACTATCCCTTCCAGCGCGAGGCGGCCTGGCTCGCCGAGATCTTTCAGAACGTCTATTACGACGTCGGCGTCATCCTGAACTTCGCCGGTCCGCAGGCCGCGGACATCCTGGGCGAAGCGCTTGAAATGGGTCCGTTCTACAAACAGCTTTATAGCTCCGACGCGTTCGGCCTGGCCGAACTCTACTATCTCGGTCAGCTTCAGTTCCGGCGCGCCCTTAAGCAGCATCTCGACCGCTGGATTGCCGAGGACTCCTGCAACGTGAAGGAGGCTGACCGCATCGTCGCGATGATCGCGACCGAGAACGCCGAACGGATCTATCCGCGCGCCAACTAG
- a CDS encoding isochorismatase family cysteine hydrolase yields the protein MPDTAKPSREIPLEPNQSALLFIDVQNFCAHPEGSEFNGLSAADIDARYGYYFDRLDQTAKPNMRRLQAACRKAGVEVLYTTIESLTKDGRDRSLDYKITGFHVPKGSWDGKVIDEIAPSDDEIWLPKTSSSVFVSTHIDYILRNLGVRQLVISGLITDQCVESAVRDACDLGYLVTLVGDACATYSQERHDNSLNVIKGYCRQRTTDQVIAELE from the coding sequence ATGCCAGACACCGCCAAACCAAGCCGCGAAATCCCTCTTGAACCCAATCAATCGGCCCTTCTCTTCATCGATGTGCAGAACTTCTGCGCGCACCCGGAAGGCAGCGAGTTCAACGGGCTTTCCGCGGCCGACATCGACGCGCGCTACGGCTACTACTTCGACAGGCTCGACCAAACAGCCAAGCCCAATATGCGGCGTCTGCAGGCGGCCTGCCGCAAGGCTGGTGTCGAGGTTTTGTACACAACCATCGAAAGCCTGACCAAGGACGGACGCGACCGCAGCCTGGATTACAAAATCACTGGGTTCCACGTGCCCAAGGGGTCGTGGGACGGCAAGGTGATCGACGAGATCGCGCCCAGCGACGACGAGATATGGCTGCCCAAGACGTCGTCCAGCGTCTTCGTGTCGACCCATATCGACTACATCCTGCGCAATCTCGGTGTCCGTCAGTTGGTGATCAGCGGGCTCATCACCGATCAGTGCGTGGAGTCCGCGGTGCGCGATGCCTGTGACCTCGGTTATCTCGTCACCCTGGTCGGCGATGCTTGCGCGACCTATTCCCAGGAGCGTCACGACAATTCTCTGAACGTCATCAAAGGCTACTGCCGTCAGCGCACGACCGATCAGGTGATCGCCGAACTGGAGTAA
- a CDS encoding class I SAM-dependent methyltransferase, whose product MLKSYERELIDRGIAAADSTTYQQNKIWSRHTNEKADVADSLSKVIRSINKTVPLSLPLRALALGCSDEPQFRILEAAFKGGLYLFDIDETALAVVDRRIKRQLIEGVTTVVGDYATSFATPRDAKRTLDKRLGGERFDLITLHHSLYYSDKSTWAPLMENLYKGLLAPKGALHLALMSSTPRPGTTTWLYNHFADRFFGHRNDQDLLAFRDVLAESPALSDAQLASRTSEVQFFVDDFEQYMAVVWMIMLYPHVHNYSLDQRREITTFVLENFWWSKRPLVQVQDYLAVYKDVRGGVLV is encoded by the coding sequence ATGTTGAAAAGCTACGAAAGAGAGCTGATCGATCGGGGCATAGCCGCCGCAGATTCAACCACATACCAGCAGAACAAGATCTGGTCGCGCCATACCAACGAAAAGGCTGATGTCGCGGACTCGCTGAGCAAGGTTATCCGCAGCATCAACAAGACGGTGCCGCTCTCGCTGCCGCTGCGCGCGCTGGCCCTTGGCTGCAGCGACGAACCACAGTTCCGCATCCTCGAAGCCGCGTTCAAGGGCGGCCTCTACTTGTTTGATATCGACGAGACCGCTCTTGCGGTGGTCGATCGGCGCATCAAACGCCAGTTGATCGAGGGCGTAACGACGGTTGTCGGGGACTACGCGACGTCGTTTGCAACGCCGCGGGATGCCAAGCGTACCTTGGACAAGCGCCTGGGTGGCGAGCGCTTTGATCTGATCACGCTCCACCACTCGCTCTACTACAGTGACAAGTCGACCTGGGCGCCGCTGATGGAGAACCTCTACAAGGGCCTCTTGGCACCCAAGGGCGCGCTTCACCTGGCGCTGATGTCATCGACGCCGCGTCCGGGCACCACCACCTGGCTCTACAATCACTTCGCGGACAGATTCTTCGGTCACCGCAACGACCAGGACCTGCTGGCGTTTCGTGATGTGTTGGCCGAGAGCCCTGCTCTTTCAGACGCCCAGCTCGCGTCCAGAACCAGCGAGGTCCAGTTCTTCGTCGATGATTTCGAGCAGTACATGGCCGTCGTCTGGATGATCATGCTCTATCCACACGTCCACAACTACAGCCTGGACCAGCGGCGCGAAATCACGACGTTCGTCTTGGAGAACTTCTGGTGGTCGAAACGGCCCCTGGTGCAGGTTCAGGACTATCTGGCCGTCTACAAGGATGTGCGGGGCGGCGTTTTGGTCTGA